The genome window CTATTTTCTAAATAATATATTAGAATTTATAGCTTTTACTTACTATCTTTTAAATAATATATTAGAATTTATAGCTTTTACTTACTATTTTTTATATATTAATCATAGTATAAAAAACGATAAGGTGAAAAAACTTAAATAAAGAAGTAAATGAACAATAATGAATAAAATAATACATGAAACCGTAAAATAAATTATTGTATAATTAAAAAATTAAAAAAATTAAAAAATGAATAGAACTGATAAAAGAACTGATAAAAATAATAAAACTTTAAAAAAACTAAATAAAAATAGAAAAAAGAAAAATAAAGCATAAGAAAATCTTATGCTTAAAACTAAAATTAATTATTGTGTTTCTAATTCATAAATCAATTTTAGTAAATCTGATTGAGTTACAATACCTATAACTTGATCTTCACCATCAACTACAGGGTAACCATTATAACCAGTTTCTAACATTGCATCCGCAAGTTCTGGAATACTTGCATCCTGAGAAATTGTTTCTACATTTGTAGACATATAATCTCCTGCAATTAACTCTTTAATTTGAGAAGCCATATACTTATCAGGAGTGTGTTTCCTAAATGAAACAAATGCTTTTGCAATGTCTTTTGAAGTTATAATTCCTGCAAGTTCATTATCTTCAGTTAATAATAAACGGCCTACTTCTGAGTCCATTATAACCTTTCTTGCATGAATTAAACGATCATCAGCAGATATTGAAATAATATCTGAAGTCATAATATCTTTAACTGAAATCTTATCATATGCCTTTGCTTTGCATAAATATATGAAATCAGATTTAGTTACGATTCCTACCATTTCACTAGCGGATAAAACTGGAAGAGCGCCAATATTTTTCTCAATTAAAATACTTGCTACATCAATTAAATCATTATCTACATCTACAGTAATTAAGTCTTTAACCATTACAGTAGACACATAGAAACGTGAAGGTGCTAAATTACCATATTTAGCAGAGCCTAATTTATTAGCTATATCTTTCTCTGAGATAATTCCAACTAAAACTTTTTTATTTTCATTGGTACTAGTAACAGGTATTCTTGATAAGTTATCTTTATACATCATTCTTAGACAATCACATATGTTTAGATTCTTATCAATAGATACCACACTTTCTGACATTATATTTTTGATTTTCATTTTAACACCAACGATAAAATACAATGATAACTATTAGAATTAAATCTTATAGTACATAAACTATTAGAATTAAATTAAAAATTAAATCTTATAGCACATAAACTATTAGAATTAAATTAAAAATTAAATCTTATAGTGTATCTATCAAAGATATAAAATTTACCTACCAATAGCTATCTCTTAAAGTTCAACAATAGCTACCTGAATGAAAATTATCTTTAATTAAAAAATTCTTTTCACCCTTTTTTTAAAAAAAAGATTAATTAAAAGATTAATCTTTATGCTTAATAAAATTAAATTATTTAAAAACTTAATTTTTAAGAACTGTATTTAAAATATCTCTTTCAGTGATAATTCCTACAAGTTCATCATCATCAACTACAGGAACACCACCAATGTTCTTTTCAGCTAATAAATTACATAAATCTCCTAATCTAACATTAGATTCAGTTACTGAAATATTTGGTTTAACAATTTCAGAAATTTTTCTTTTTAAAACATCTAAACCACTATTAGAGGTCATAGAAGCAAACATTTCTTTATCACCGAAAAATCTTAAGATATCAGTTGAAGTAACAATTCCTATTAGTTTATCTTCTTCAACTACAGGAATTCTTCTTAAGTTATTTCTAACCATCATTTTAGAACAGCTTTCAATAGGTGTTCCAAGAGTGGTTGTAATAATATCTTTTATCATGATATCACCTACAGTTTCATCAGTTAAAGAGCCTGCAAGTGCTAATGCGAAATCTCTTTCAGTGACTATTCCCACCAATTTACCTTCTTTATCTATAATAGGTAAAGATCCAATACCCTTTTCAGTCATCAAATCGACACTTTCTCTAATAGAATATTTAGGGCTAATAGAAATAACATCTCTTGTCATAATTTCTTTAACAGGCTCATTAATAGCTGCTAGAAAATTGTCATTATGTTTCTTTTCTATTATGTCAAATTTACTTCCTCCACCAAGGAAGTCAAGAATATCCATAGCGGTTACAATACCTAAAAGTTTATTTGAGCCAGGATGAGTTACTGGTAATCTTCTGAATTCGTGTTCTATCATCATTTCAGCAGCTTCTTTAATAGACCTAGTTTGAGGAATACTTATGACTTCTTTCTTAGCTAGAGTCATTATTTCTCCTTCATTCTTAGCTACTTTTGTTTTATGTTCAACAGAACCACGATTCAATGATTTTCTCAAGTTTTTAGTGTTTTTGTCTTTCATATCGACACCTCCGGATTTAATAATTCTTTCAGGTCTAAACTACAAATCTTATTGTAATAATCAAGTTATAGAACTTTGGGAAATATCATTTATAAGAGGACAATTTAAATCTTTTAAAAAGTATTTAGAAGATATTCTAAAGAATTTAAATGATTATTTGCATCAAATCTAATAATATATAAATTAAGCCTATAATTAAGTTATTATACCATTAAATGATTTATAATTTATTTTTGAAATTATGGATTTGTGGGAAGCTCTGTATATCATTAATTCTATCATATAGATTTTCAATTAAGAAAATTCTTCAAGAAATTTAAATTAAAAATTTAAAAAAAATGACATAGAACTAACTACAATATAAGATAGGTTTTGATAGTTAATATTATTATCGATTTAATTTTGAATAACCTAAAAATAGAAAAAAAATAATTTTTAAA of Methanobrevibacter olleyae contains these proteins:
- a CDS encoding CBS domain-containing protein produces the protein MKDKNTKNLRKSLNRGSVEHKTKVAKNEGEIMTLAKKEVISIPQTRSIKEAAEMMIEHEFRRLPVTHPGSNKLLGIVTAMDILDFLGGGSKFDIIEKKHNDNFLAAINEPVKEIMTRDVISISPKYSIRESVDLMTEKGIGSLPIIDKEGKLVGIVTERDFALALAGSLTDETVGDIMIKDIITTTLGTPIESCSKMMVRNNLRRIPVVEEDKLIGIVTSTDILRFFGDKEMFASMTSNSGLDVLKRKISEIVKPNISVTESNVRLGDLCNLLAEKNIGGVPVVDDDELVGIITERDILNTVLKN
- a CDS encoding CBS domain-containing protein, which translates into the protein MKIKNIMSESVVSIDKNLNICDCLRMMYKDNLSRIPVTSTNENKKVLVGIISEKDIANKLGSAKYGNLAPSRFYVSTVMVKDLITVDVDNDLIDVASILIEKNIGALPVLSASEMVGIVTKSDFIYLCKAKAYDKISVKDIMTSDIISISADDRLIHARKVIMDSEVGRLLLTEDNELAGIITSKDIAKAFVSFRKHTPDKYMASQIKELIAGDYMSTNVETISQDASIPELADAMLETGYNGYPVVDGEDQVIGIVTQSDLLKLIYELETQ